From the genome of Sphingobacterium sp. UGAL515B_05:
AACACCACCGCCATATTGAATCTTCATATCCGTCTTTTGGATGATATCAAATAAATAGGCCTGATTGCTGAAGTCTCCTTTTGCACCATTTAAATCAATGATATGGACGAGTTCCGTACCATTTGCACGGTAGGTTTCGATTTGCTCTTCTAAACTAATCGCATACGTTGTAACGTCATTGTAGTTACCCTCTCTCAAACGGACAACTTTTTTGTCCAAGACGTCTATTGCTGGAATGATATACATAGTCGAATATTTTTAATCAATTTGAATAGTTGAAAAATTGAGCAACAGCTGCTCTCCTGCTTTTCCAGATTTCTCCGGATGAAATTGTACGCCAAAGAAATTGTCTTTAGAAATTGCAGCCGAAAAAGGCTGTCCATAGACACATTTTGCCGCGGTATATGTCGCATCGAATTCGATAAAGTACGAGTGGACAAAATAAAAATAAGTCTGATCTTCAATATGTGCAAATAAAGGACTATTTGTTGGCACAGAAACACTATTCCAGCCCATATGTGGTACTTTACCCGACTTTTCGGCATCAAAATGTAACGTCTTCAAAGGAAATAGCTTTAACATTTCGGCATTTCCTTCTTCTGAAAAAGCCGTCAGCAATTGCATACCAACACAAATCCCCAATACAGGCTTTTTTAGCTTTTTGATATAAGGCACCAATCCTGATTCCTGTAGTTTGTCCATTGCTGCGCCAGCATGCCCCACTCCAGGAATGATGATACGATCGTATTGATCGATCTCATCGGCTGTATTGACCATACCATAGGTAAGCCCAACACGATCCAGTGCTGCTGTCAAAGAGAAAATATTCCCTGCACCGTAATTAATAATTCCTATCATCTTACAATACTCCTTTTGTACTTGGCAATTGCATATGGTCGGCATCGCGTCTTACTGCTTTCTTGATAGATTTAGCAAAAGCTTTGAAAATCGCTTCGATCTTATGGTGCTCATTGTCACCTTCCGCTTTAATGTTTAAATTCGATCGTGAAGCATCTGAAAACGACTTAAAGAAGTGGAAAAACATTTCCGTAGGCATATCGCCGATCTTCTCGCGTTTAAATTCCGCATCCCACACAATCCAGTTGCGACCACCAAAATCCAATGCCACCTGAGCCAAACAATCATCCATTGGCAACGTATAGGAATAGCGCTCAATTCCACGTTTGTCCCCTAAAGCCTTCAAAAAGACTTCACCCAGTGCGATACCCGTATCTTCGATGGTATGATGTTCGTCGATATGAAGATCCCCTTTCGCCTTAATGGTCAAATCAAGTGCTCCATGTCTAGCCAATTGATCCAACATATGGTCGAAAAACGGCAATCCTGTTTCGATATCAGACTTACCCGAACCATCCAAATTCAACTGAATAAAAATATCCGTTTCATTGGTTTTCCGATGATGTTCGGCAGTGCGCGTACCCAATTTAAGGAATTCATACACCGTCTTCCAATCTGTTGTCTCTAAAGCTATAACAGTTGAATCTATCGCAAGGTTTTCCAAAGCACCTAATTGATCGTTAGCACGCAGCCAAATTGCCTTTGCACCGAGGTTTTGTGCTAATTTAACATCATTCACACGATCGCCGATGACGAAGGATTGGCTCAAATCGTATTTCGACGTATCAAAATAAGCTCCAAGCATACCAACTCCCGGTTTTCGGGTTTCCGCATTCTCGTGTGGAAAGGTTTTATCAATATGTTCCTCAGCAAACACTACTCCTTCTCCTGCAAACGTATCAATCACAAAATGATGGACTGGCCAGAAATTCTCCTCCGGATGGGAAGACGTTCCTAAACCATCTTGGTTGGAAACCAAGATCAATTCGAAATCCAGCTCCTTTGCGATACGTGGAAGATACTGCAAAGCACCAGGATAGAATTTTAATTTGGCAAAAGAATCGATTTGTTCGTCTTCAGGTTCCAAAATTAATGTTCCATCGCGGTCTATAAACAGTACACGTTTTAAGTTATCAGACATAGTATTATTTATTGATTTGATTAAGTTTTTCTAACAATATTTGATTTTCTGCAGGTGTTCCAACGGTGATCCGCAGGCAGCCTTCACACAGTTCGACTTTGGATCTATCTCTAACGATAATTCCGTACTGAACCAGGTAATCGTAAACTTCACGTGGCTGTTCCATCTTGACCAGAATAAAATTGGCATCAGAAGGTGTAATATGCTGTACATAGTCCAGTTCGAGCAATTCACGCACGAGTTTCTCGCGCTCCGCCACCGTCTCCTTGATCCAGTCATTGACTTGATCAACCTGATCTAAGGCCTCCAATACAATATCTTGTGTAGCCTGGTTAATGTTGTATGGTGGTTTTATTTTATTGTAAACAGCTATAATCTCTTTACTGGCAAAAGCCATGCCCAGACGTAGGGCCGCAAGTCCCCAAGCTTTAGACAAAGTCTGCAAGACCACTAGATTGGGATATTCAGCCAGTTCTTGCGTAAATGACTTGACAGCAGAAAAATTAATATAAGCCTCATCGACAACAACAAGCCCCTGAAAATTATTCAAGATCGTTTCAATATCCTGACGACGGATTGAGTTTCCTGTTGGATTATTTGGAGAACAGATAAAAATCAGTTTAGTATGTGCGTCTATTGCATTGGCAATACCATCCAAATCCAGCTGGTAATCAGCAGTAAGGTTTACCTTTTTGAAAGCAACATCATTGATGTTCGCAGAAACTTCATACATCCCGTAGGTTGGCGGAACTAATATGACATTGTCAACACCAGGGGTACAAAATGCACGGTATAAAATATCAATAGCTTCATCACTTCCATTTCCCAAAAAGATATGCTCTGATGGTACACCTTTTATTTTAGAAAGTTTTGCTTTAACTTGATGTTGGAGAGGGTCTGGATATCGGTTGTAATCATGGTTTAAGGGGGATCCAAAAGGATTTTCATTGGCATCAATCAATATGGATGCCTCCCCTTTAAATTCATCTCTTGCGGATGAATAAGGTACGAGCTTCTTAATATTTTCCCGTAGTAGGTTGTTTAAGTTGAATGGATTATCCATTATAAAAAAATTAGAGCCGTAAACTTAGATAAATTGTTCATCATATGCAATATAATAAGCAATTATTCATAGGCGACTATTGGATGTTCAGTTGCTTTGATCAGCTTGTTCTACCTGATAGTTTGCTTGTATCTATTCGTTTCGGGGTCCTGATTACTTCTCCTCTATCGCTATTTCAGTGGTCTTTACCCGTTAATCGCTAGGATATAAGAGAAAAATCAAAAAAACTAGACGGAAAACCATCTACCTTCCACAGAGAGTTCCGTATTTGGGAATACAGTTCTCGCTTCTTCCAATAGAGGATTTAAATCTCTGTACCGAGCTGAATAATGACCTAATAGCAACTTCTTTGCGTGAGTTTCCCGGGCGATTTCTCCAGCTTCCAGCGCTGTTGTGTGAAACGTCTCTTTTGCGCGATCAACCATATCGTGCAAGAATGTAGACTCATGATACATCAGATTAGCCTTTTGCACATAAGGCAGATATTCTGGCGTCCGTACGGTATCCGAACAATACACATAACTGCGCGATAAGGGAGCAGGAAGGCTCAGGTCGTCTGCACGATATACTGTACCGGTTTCATCGACGTAATCAAATCCTTTTTTGATCATCGGAAAATAGGCGGTAGGTATATTTAATTCCTGCACGACATCGCCCAACAATGTTCGCGCGCGGGGTCCCTCATCAAAACGAAAGCCGGTACAGGCAATACGATGCTTTAATGGAAAAGCACTTACTTTTAATGTTCTGTTTTCAAAAATAACGCCAGGCTGTTCCGGTGAAATCGGATGAAAAATAAGATTATAGCGTAAGATAGTCTCGGAATGCAAAAACTGCACGTCTAAAATTTCCTTTAACGCAGGCGGGCCATACAAATGGAGATCACTTTTTCGGCCGACAAGGTGCATCGATGAAAGCAGCCCCACCAAGCCCAAATAATGATCCCCATGCAAATGGCTAATAAATATATGTCCAATGCGATTACTTTTGATGCCATAGCGGCTGAGTTGCATTTGTGTGCCTTCTCCACAGTCTATCAAAAACAATTGCTCATTAAAGTTCAGCACTTGGCTAGTCGGATGACGATCAAACATGGGCGTCGCCGAGCTATTTCCTAATATCAGAACTTCAAACTTCATAATTAATCCTCAATTGCCCCACGATACTCAGATTCCAATTCGTGTGCAAAGATTAAATCCTCCGCAACCTTTAAAGATGGTGCTATTTTCAGCGATTTATCCAAATGCGACACACGAACCATATCCATTAGCGTTGGACAAAGATTAACCAAAATAAATATGCCACCAACAGACTGACATAAGCGATGGGCAAGTACGCCTAAACGGATACCTACCTCGTCCGTCTGCTTAACGTGGATCATATCCAAAACAATATTCCGTTGTCCAATTGTATTCCGCAACAAAAACTCCCCTTTGAGTTTGGCGGCATTATCCGCGTCAATCACATCGACATGAGGTTCAATGACAATATAGCGATCGTGCTTATCAATGGTATACTTCATTAGTCTATCTCCTTTGTTTGAGGATACAATGTACTAATAATTTAGCGTTTTCAAGGCGTTTGCCACATTTCTTTCCACACGTTCCAGTACGTTTTCCTGATTTGGATACACAAACTTCTCTCCGACTATATGCTCGTATAGCTCAATATAACGTTCAGAAATGGAAGCCACGATCTCATCGGTCATCTCCGGAACGACCTGACCGTCTTTCCCTTGGAAGCCATTTTCGATTAACCATTTGCGAACAAATTCCTTCGACAATTGCTTTTGTGGCTCCCCTTTTTCCTGGCGTTCCTGATAGCCTTCTGCATAAAAATAACGGGAGGAATCTGGTGTATGAATTTCGTCGATCAGCACAATTTTTCCGTCTTTTTTTCCAAACTCATATTTTGTATCCACCATTATTAGCCCTCTTTGCGCCGCAATTTCAGTTCCTCTTTGGAACAACGCTTTGGTATATTGCTCCAATTGAACATAATCTTCCTCGCTTACGATACCTTTTTTCAAGATATCGGCACGTGAAATATCTTCATCATGTCCAACAGCAGCCTTTGTTGTCGGTGTAATAATTGGCTCAGGCAGTTTGTCATTTTCTTTCAGTCCTTCTGGCAATGCCTCACCACATACTTCACGTTTGCCTGCAGCATATTCACGCCAAGCGTGCCCCGACAAGTAACCCCGAATAACCATTTCTACTTTAAACGGCTCACACATTTGACCGATAGTTACACTTGGATCCGGAACAGATACAACCCAATTTGGAATAATATCAGCCGTAGCCTTTAAAAATTTGGCCGCAATTTGATTCAACACCTGCCCTTTATAGGGTATAGGACGTGGGAGTACCACATCAAATGCCGAAATACGGTCTGAGGCAACCATCGCCAAATAAGTATTGGCAATCGTATATACGTCACGTACTTTTCCTCGGTAAAAAGCAGTCTGATTGTCGAAATTGAAATTTGTTTCTTTTATAGCATTCATGTTCAAAGTAAAATTCAAATGTAAGTAATTGTTCATCTATGACTGCGTTTAATGGCATTCATAGATGCAGCGCATTAATTTAAGAGCTCGCTCGGCTCTATTTGCCTTTTAATATTTAAATATCACCATAGGCTTCGAGGATGCGGCGAACCAATTTATGGCGAACCACATCTCCGCCACTGAGGTGGATAATGTCTATTCCTTCGATATTCTCCAATAAACGAATCGAAGTAGACAATCCAGATTGATTTTTTTTCGGTAAATCTACCTGTGTCATATCACCTGTAACGATAAATTTTGCCGTCGGCCCCATACGTGTCAAAAACATCTTCAGCTGCATATCCGTTGCATTCTGAGCTTCGTCCAGAATCACAAAGCAGTTATCTAGTGTTCGTCCACGCATAAATGCTAAAGGAGCGACCTCAATGGTCCGGTTTTCCAGATAACCTTTTAGCTTCTCTGCTGGAATCATATCGTCCAAGGCATCGTAAAGCGGTCTCAAATAGGGATCTACCTTCTCCTTTAAGTCGCCAGGTAAAAAACCGAGATTTTCGCCGGCCTCTACAGCAGGTCTTGTTAGAATGATCCTTTTGATTTCTTTATTGCGAAGTGCCCGAACAGCTAATGCAACCGCCGTATAGGTCTTTCCTGTACCCGCTGGTCCGATCGCAAATAAGATGTCATTTTTCGAAATACTATCCACCATCTTCCGCTGGTTGGCCGTACGTGCACGTACAATAAGACCATTAGGTCCATACACAATCGGTTCGGATCCAAAGGCTGCATGTTTGGCCGCAAGTTCTTTTTCTTGTTGGACTGCAGAACCTGCACTTGCTCCAAGGAGATTTTCAAAATCCAATAAAGTAATGTTGTTAAATTTCTCCAGATGAGCCATGACTTCCTTAAACGATTGCTCAAACAGATCTAATTCCTTCGCGTCTCCCAACACCTTCATTTCACTTCCGCGAGCTACAATCCGCAGTTTTGGGAATTGCTTCTTCAAATAATCGAAGTGCTCATTGTCTGCTCCCCATAATATGGGCAAATTCAGACCATCTAATGCAATTAGTAATTCGTTCAAATTTTATCCTATTTAGAATTAATTAGATTGTAGCCATTACACAATATCGTTGCTGTATAATACTATTCAAAATTAACGTATTCTAACGAAACAACCAAGAATATACACTGTACAAAAGACGATGATTTAGAAGCTCATGGAAACACTCCACAACGACACAAGAAGATTTCATTATACATAAAATCTTCGCTATGTTTGTGTATATCAATCGAAAAAAGAGCGATTCAAAATAAGTTATCCAATTAGCTTTATAAATCATCTGATAAATAGTAATTTTGTCCACTATTTAGATAAATTTAAAGGTATATTTAAGGGAATTCGACAGCAATTCGATCTAGGATTAGATTACAATGGCAGTAATTACATTAACAACAGACTTAGGACACAAAGATTTTTATCAAGCCGCGCTAAAAGGTAGTCTTTTATCGCAGTTGTCTGATGCCAATATTGTTGATATTACCCATGAAATCCCAGCCTTCAATATCCCTCGGGCAGCCTTTGTATTAGGTAACGCTTATCATTATTTCCCGAAGGGAACCGTACACATTATCGGAATTAATACCCTGTTTCATGAAGAGTCAAAATATATCGGCATGAAATACAACGATCATTATTTCGTCGGGGCCGACAACGGTATTTTCAGTCTATTGCTGAATGGTAATGAACCACAGGAACTCTATGAGCTCAACTTAATGCAAGACCTTCGGTATCTTCACTTTCCGCTTGCAGATATCCTTTCA
Proteins encoded in this window:
- the hisH gene encoding imidazole glycerol phosphate synthase subunit HisH, with the translated sequence MIGIINYGAGNIFSLTAALDRVGLTYGMVNTADEIDQYDRIIIPGVGHAGAAMDKLQESGLVPYIKKLKKPVLGICVGMQLLTAFSEEGNAEMLKLFPLKTLHFDAEKSGKVPHMGWNSVSVPTNSPLFAHIEDQTYFYFVHSYFIEFDATYTAAKCVYGQPFSAAISKDNFFGVQFHPEKSGKAGEQLLLNFSTIQID
- the hisB gene encoding bifunctional histidinol-phosphatase/imidazoleglycerol-phosphate dehydratase HisB: MSDNLKRVLFIDRDGTLILEPEDEQIDSFAKLKFYPGALQYLPRIAKELDFELILVSNQDGLGTSSHPEENFWPVHHFVIDTFAGEGVVFAEEHIDKTFPHENAETRKPGVGMLGAYFDTSKYDLSQSFVIGDRVNDVKLAQNLGAKAIWLRANDQLGALENLAIDSTVIALETTDWKTVYEFLKLGTRTAEHHRKTNETDIFIQLNLDGSGKSDIETGLPFFDHMLDQLARHGALDLTIKAKGDLHIDEHHTIEDTGIALGEVFLKALGDKRGIERYSYTLPMDDCLAQVALDFGGRNWIVWDAEFKREKIGDMPTEMFFHFFKSFSDASRSNLNIKAEGDNEHHKIEAIFKAFAKSIKKAVRRDADHMQLPSTKGVL
- the hisC gene encoding histidinol-phosphate transaminase yields the protein MDNPFNLNNLLRENIKKLVPYSSARDEFKGEASILIDANENPFGSPLNHDYNRYPDPLQHQVKAKLSKIKGVPSEHIFLGNGSDEAIDILYRAFCTPGVDNVILVPPTYGMYEVSANINDVAFKKVNLTADYQLDLDGIANAIDAHTKLIFICSPNNPTGNSIRRQDIETILNNFQGLVVVDEAYINFSAVKSFTQELAEYPNLVVLQTLSKAWGLAALRLGMAFASKEIIAVYNKIKPPYNINQATQDIVLEALDQVDQVNDWIKETVAEREKLVRELLELDYVQHITPSDANFILVKMEQPREVYDYLVQYGIIVRDRSKVELCEGCLRITVGTPAENQILLEKLNQINK
- a CDS encoding ribonuclease Z; translation: MKFEVLILGNSSATPMFDRHPTSQVLNFNEQLFLIDCGEGTQMQLSRYGIKSNRIGHIFISHLHGDHYLGLVGLLSSMHLVGRKSDLHLYGPPALKEILDVQFLHSETILRYNLIFHPISPEQPGVIFENRTLKVSAFPLKHRIACTGFRFDEGPRARTLLGDVVQELNIPTAYFPMIKKGFDYVDETGTVYRADDLSLPAPLSRSYVYCSDTVRTPEYLPYVQKANLMYHESTFLHDMVDRAKETFHTTALEAGEIARETHAKKLLLGHYSARYRDLNPLLEEARTVFPNTELSVEGRWFSV
- a CDS encoding STAS domain-containing protein, with translation MKYTIDKHDRYIVIEPHVDVIDADNAAKLKGEFLLRNTIGQRNIVLDMIHVKQTDEVGIRLGVLAHRLCQSVGGIFILVNLCPTLMDMVRVSHLDKSLKIAPSLKVAEDLIFAHELESEYRGAIED
- a CDS encoding phosphoribosylaminoimidazolesuccinocarboxamide synthase, producing MNAIKETNFNFDNQTAFYRGKVRDVYTIANTYLAMVASDRISAFDVVLPRPIPYKGQVLNQIAAKFLKATADIIPNWVVSVPDPSVTIGQMCEPFKVEMVIRGYLSGHAWREYAAGKREVCGEALPEGLKENDKLPEPIITPTTKAAVGHDEDISRADILKKGIVSEEDYVQLEQYTKALFQRGTEIAAQRGLIMVDTKYEFGKKDGKIVLIDEIHTPDSSRYFYAEGYQERQEKGEPQKQLSKEFVRKWLIENGFQGKDGQVVPEMTDEIVASISERYIELYEHIVGEKFVYPNQENVLERVERNVANALKTLNY
- a CDS encoding PhoH family protein; the protein is MNELLIALDGLNLPILWGADNEHFDYLKKQFPKLRIVARGSEMKVLGDAKELDLFEQSFKEVMAHLEKFNNITLLDFENLLGASAGSAVQQEKELAAKHAAFGSEPIVYGPNGLIVRARTANQRKMVDSISKNDILFAIGPAGTGKTYTAVALAVRALRNKEIKRIILTRPAVEAGENLGFLPGDLKEKVDPYLRPLYDALDDMIPAEKLKGYLENRTIEVAPLAFMRGRTLDNCFVILDEAQNATDMQLKMFLTRMGPTAKFIVTGDMTQVDLPKKNQSGLSTSIRLLENIEGIDIIHLSGGDVVRHKLVRRILEAYGDI